A portion of the Algimonas porphyrae genome contains these proteins:
- a CDS encoding YdiY family protein gives MPFRYILPALLLFTPAAAMAQDDDGWSGEASLTANKTTGNTDTTDIGLGLKLNKTGDVWRHKFAGSADYGTSNGVRNRERFTLGYQIERDINDRLFGYASADYFYDDFGAFTDGYFLGGGLGYTLYEGEPLGWSVTAGLGYRSQTNSLDVTNEELAVNVESDLDWQINEQVSAYSDAGVLWSDSDTYLWSEAGITANLVGNLAARASFRIDHHTDVPFGTENTDTITRFGIVYTME, from the coding sequence ATGCCTTTTCGATATATTCTGCCAGCTCTTTTGCTGTTCACCCCCGCCGCCGCCATGGCTCAGGACGATGATGGGTGGAGCGGCGAAGCTTCGCTGACCGCCAACAAGACGACCGGCAATACTGACACGACCGATATCGGCCTGGGCTTGAAGCTCAACAAGACTGGCGATGTCTGGCGGCACAAATTTGCCGGAAGTGCGGATTACGGGACATCGAACGGTGTCCGCAACCGCGAGCGCTTCACGCTCGGCTACCAGATCGAGCGCGACATTAATGATCGTCTGTTCGGCTATGCCTCCGCCGATTATTTCTACGACGATTTTGGCGCCTTTACCGATGGCTATTTTCTCGGCGGCGGTCTGGGTTACACGCTCTATGAGGGCGAGCCGCTGGGATGGAGCGTGACAGCCGGGCTTGGCTACCGGTCCCAGACCAACAGTCTGGACGTCACCAATGAAGAACTGGCGGTGAATGTCGAATCGGATCTGGACTGGCAGATCAACGAACAGGTTTCTGCTTATAGTGATGCGGGTGTGCTGTGGTCGGATTCGGACACCTATCTGTGGAGCGAGGCCGGAATAACCGCCAATCTGGTCGGCAATCTTGCGGCCCGGGCGTCCTTCCGGATCGATCATCACACGGATGTACCGTTCGGGACGGAGAATACCGACACGATTACCCGCTTCGGCATTGTCTATACGATGGAATAG
- a CDS encoding phytoene desaturase, giving the protein MTITVDPDAIIAAKSGDKPTAIVIGAGFGGIALAIRLQSMGFQVTLIDNRDKPGGRAYVYEEKGFKFDGGPTVITDPDCLRELFEVSGRDMADYVTLLPVDPFYRLQWEDGDTLDYWADQEKLESEIAAREPGDVQGYRKFLAYSQELYREGYEKLGTTAFLKFSQMLKAAPQLMRLRADKSVYSMVSKFVKNDRVRQLLSFQSLLVGGNPFKTSSIYALIHALERKGGVWFAKGGTGALVDGLVKLFEDLGGEVRLSTEITDIHTDGDRVTGVEAADGWSMSADLVASNADVVHTYKQLLRGHARGTSYGRSLSKKSHSMSLFVLYFGLKTQHPDMKHHIILLGQRYRELIAEIFGKGRKLPDDFSLYLHAPSVTDPTLAPEGCSTYYVLSPVPHLGHVDENWDQIGPAYANKILDYLEAHAIPDLRRDLVVQKTLTPMGFRDEMNTHLGSAFSIEPVLTQSAWFRPHNRDDVLENMYIVGAGTHPGAGVPGVVGAAKATAGVVADDFRAILRG; this is encoded by the coding sequence ATGACCATTACCGTCGATCCGGATGCAATCATTGCGGCCAAGTCCGGCGACAAGCCGACCGCCATCGTCATTGGGGCAGGCTTTGGCGGGATCGCCCTGGCCATCCGTCTGCAATCCATGGGTTTTCAGGTCACGCTGATCGATAATCGCGACAAGCCGGGCGGTCGCGCCTATGTCTATGAAGAGAAGGGCTTCAAATTCGACGGCGGTCCGACCGTTATTACAGACCCGGACTGCCTGCGCGAACTGTTCGAAGTCTCCGGGCGCGATATGGCCGATTATGTCACGCTATTGCCGGTCGATCCGTTCTACCGCCTGCAGTGGGAAGATGGCGACACGCTGGATTACTGGGCGGATCAGGAAAAGCTGGAATCGGAAATCGCCGCCCGCGAACCGGGTGATGTCCAGGGCTACCGCAAGTTTCTAGCCTATAGTCAGGAACTCTACCGCGAAGGCTATGAGAAGCTCGGCACGACGGCTTTTCTGAAATTCTCGCAAATGCTGAAAGCCGCGCCTCAGCTCATGCGACTGCGAGCGGATAAGAGCGTCTATTCGATGGTCAGTAAGTTTGTGAAGAACGACCGGGTCCGGCAATTGCTGAGTTTTCAGTCGCTGCTGGTAGGCGGCAATCCGTTCAAGACCAGTTCGATCTATGCACTGATCCACGCGCTGGAGCGCAAGGGCGGCGTCTGGTTCGCCAAGGGTGGAACCGGCGCTCTGGTTGACGGCTTGGTCAAGCTGTTCGAGGATCTGGGCGGGGAGGTGCGCCTGTCGACCGAGATTACGGATATTCACACGGATGGCGACCGTGTCACTGGCGTCGAAGCCGCGGACGGCTGGTCGATGAGCGCCGATCTGGTCGCCTCCAACGCTGATGTCGTGCATACCTACAAACAGCTTCTGAGGGGGCATGCGCGCGGGACGAGCTACGGTCGGTCGCTGTCCAAGAAGAGCCACTCCATGTCGCTATTCGTACTCTATTTCGGACTGAAAACGCAGCATCCCGACATGAAGCATCACATCATCCTTCTCGGACAGCGCTACCGGGAGCTGATTGCAGAGATATTCGGCAAGGGCCGGAAGCTGCCGGATGATTTCTCGCTCTATCTGCATGCACCGAGCGTGACGGACCCGACCCTCGCGCCGGAAGGATGCTCGACCTATTATGTTCTCTCGCCCGTGCCGCATCTGGGGCATGTCGATGAGAACTGGGACCAGATCGGCCCGGCCTATGCCAACAAGATCCTCGACTATCTGGAAGCGCATGCGATTCCGGATCTGCGCCGCGATCTGGTCGTGCAGAAAACGCTGACCCCCATGGGCTTTCGCGACGAAATGAATACCCATCTCGGCAGTGCTTTTTCGATCGAACCGGTGCTGACCCAGTCCGCCTGGTTCCGTCCGCATAACCGCGACGATGTGCTGGAGAATATGTATATTGTCGGGGCCGGGACCCATCCGGGCGCGGGCGTTCCGGGTGTCGTCGGCGCCGCCAAAGCCACGGCGGGAGTCGTGGCGGACGATTTCAGGGCGATATTGCGGGGTTGA
- the crtY gene encoding lycopene beta-cyclase CrtY has product MAEFSVNPGLSIAIYEQADRIAGDHTWSFNDTDIAPALRDWFAPFIAQSWPRYDVRFPERKRTLEIGYCTGNSETLRACVQPLMDAGRLQVHLGQTAPDDVAGPFIDASGYEPRDDEFPGWQKFVGRVIRTELPHGVSHPVIMDATVEQIDGYRFIYLLPFSDRDILVEDTYFSDTPALSENEIGDRIATYIAQKGWQNHEVLRSEKGVLPMMMATDRDEHSPSIGLKGGFAVAATGFTVPHAVEVADIIAQAIRRDGPEAAPEAIRAHRTHHIHRERYARLLNRMFFRAAEPSQRYVVLQRFYGLGEGLIRRFYRNGLTGRDKARILIGKPPVPVSKALANFSETDFIRRERAKGTQS; this is encoded by the coding sequence GTGGCGGAGTTCAGCGTCAACCCGGGGCTGAGCATCGCAATCTATGAACAGGCTGACCGGATTGCCGGCGATCACACCTGGTCCTTCAACGACACCGATATTGCGCCCGCCCTGCGCGACTGGTTCGCGCCGTTCATCGCGCAGTCCTGGCCGCGTTACGATGTGCGCTTCCCCGAACGCAAACGCACGCTGGAGATCGGCTATTGCACGGGCAATTCCGAGACCTTGCGCGCCTGCGTGCAGCCTTTGATGGATGCGGGCCGGTTGCAGGTCCATCTGGGCCAGACCGCACCCGATGACGTAGCCGGGCCTTTTATCGATGCGTCCGGCTACGAGCCCCGGGACGACGAATTTCCGGGTTGGCAGAAATTCGTTGGGCGCGTGATTCGCACCGAATTGCCTCACGGGGTCTCCCATCCGGTGATCATGGACGCGACGGTCGAACAGATTGACGGCTACCGCTTCATCTATCTGCTCCCTTTTTCCGATCGCGACATACTCGTCGAGGACACGTATTTCTCGGACACGCCGGCGCTCTCGGAAAACGAAATCGGCGACCGGATCGCGACTTATATTGCGCAGAAAGGCTGGCAGAATCATGAGGTGCTGCGCAGCGAAAAGGGCGTTCTGCCGATGATGATGGCCACGGACCGGGATGAGCACAGCCCCTCTATCGGCCTCAAAGGCGGTTTTGCCGTCGCTGCCACGGGATTTACCGTGCCGCACGCCGTTGAGGTCGCTGACATTATCGCACAGGCGATCCGCAGGGATGGGCCGGAGGCCGCACCAGAGGCCATACGCGCCCACCGGACCCACCATATTCACCGGGAGCGTTATGCGCGCTTGCTCAACCGCATGTTTTTCCGGGCTGCGGAACCCTCGCAGCGCTATGTCGTGTTGCAGCGTTTTTATGGGCTAGGCGAGGGATTGATCCGGCGGTTCTACCGCAACGGGCTGACGGGGCGCGACAAAGCGCGCATTCTGATCGGAAAGCCGCCCGTGCCCGTAAGCAAAGCGCTTGCTAATTTCAGTGAAACAGATTTCATCCGGCGCGAACGTGCCAAAGGGACCCAGTCATGA
- a CDS encoding SixA phosphatase family protein, with protein sequence MLTHLLLMRHAKSSWNDPNQTDHERPLNARGRRAAPAVGQALHARGYAPQVIWASNSKRTRETALHLIRAIPGAQRIDYYSEFYHASPSDVFAVARREGEPDVERLMWLGHNPGWGDMHAQFTGRYDDYPTGACTVLERTHEGDWLNPDSWKFVDLILPRLLEA encoded by the coding sequence ATGCTGACCCATCTGCTTTTGATGCGACACGCCAAGTCGAGCTGGAACGATCCGAACCAGACCGATCATGAACGCCCGCTCAATGCGCGCGGACGGCGGGCCGCGCCCGCCGTCGGACAGGCGCTGCATGCGCGCGGCTATGCGCCGCAAGTCATCTGGGCCAGCAATTCCAAGCGGACCCGCGAAACCGCCCTGCATCTGATCCGGGCCATTCCGGGCGCGCAGCGGATCGATTATTACAGCGAATTCTACCATGCATCGCCGTCCGACGTGTTCGCGGTCGCCCGGCGAGAGGGTGAACCCGATGTGGAGCGGCTGATGTGGCTGGGTCACAATCCCGGCTGGGGCGACATGCATGCGCAGTTTACGGGACGCTATGACGATTACCCGACAGGGGCCTGCACCGTGCTGGAACGGACCCATGAGGGCGACTGGCTCAACCCGGATAGTTGGAAGTTTGTCGATCTGATCCTGCCGCGTCTGCTGGAGGCGTGA